In Piliocolobus tephrosceles isolate RC106 chromosome 10, ASM277652v3, whole genome shotgun sequence, a single window of DNA contains:
- the COPZ1 gene encoding coatomer subunit zeta-1, with protein sequence MEALILEPSLYTVKAILILDNDGDRLFAKYYDDTYPSVKEQKAFEKNIFNKTHRTDSEIALLEGLTVVYKSSIDLYFYVIGSSYENELMLMAVLNCLFDSLSQMLRKNVEKRALLENMEGLFLAVDEIVDGGVILESDPQQVVHRVALRGEDVPLTEQTVSQVLQSAKEQIKWSLLR encoded by the exons GAACCTTCCCTGTATACTGTCAAAGCCATCCTGATTCTGGACAATGATGGAGATCGACTTTTTGCCAAG TACTATGACGACACCTACCCCAGTGTCAAGGAGCAAAAGGCCTTTGAGAAGAACATTTTCAACAAGACCCATCGGACTGACA GTGAAATTGCCCTCTTGGAAGGCCTGACAGTGGTATACAAAAGCAGTATAGATCTCTATTTCTATGTGATTGGCAGCTCCTATGAAAATGAG TTGATGCTTATGGCAGTTCTGAACTGCCTCTTCGACTCATTGAGCCAGATGCTGAG gaaaaatgtagaaaagcgAGCACTGCTGGAGAACATGGAGGGGCTGTTCTTGGCTGTGGATGAAATTGTAGATGGAGG GGTGATCCTCGAGAGTGATCCCCAGCAGGTGGTACACCGGGTGGCGTTAAGG GGTGAAGATGTCCCCCTTACGGAGCAGACCGTGTCTCAG GTGCTGCAGTCAGCCAAAGAACAGATCAAGTGGTCACTCCTTCGGTGA
- the GPR84 gene encoding G-protein coupled receptor 84, with amino-acid sequence MQKTSDANFSCYHESVLGYRYVAVSWGVVVAVTGTVGNVLTLLALVIQRKLRTRFNLLIANLTLADLLYCTVLQPFSVDTYLHLHWRTGATFCRAFGLLLFASNSVSILTLCLIALGRYLLIAHPKLFPKVFSAKGIVLALVSTWVVGVASFAPLWPIYIVVPAVCTCSFDRIRGRPYTTILMGIYFVLGLSSVGIFYCLIHRQVKRAAQALDQYKLRQASIHSNHVAGTDEAMRGRFQELDSRLASGGPSEGISSESVNAATTQTLEGDSSEVGDQINSKRAKQIAEKSPPEASAKAQPIKGARRAPDSSSEFGKVTQMCFAVFLCFALSYVPFLLLNILDARVQAPRVVHMLAANLTWLNGCINPVLYAAMNRQFRQAYGSVLKRGPWSFRRLH; translated from the coding sequence ATGCAGAAAACCTCTGACGCCAACTTCTCCTGCTACCACGAGTCTGTGCTGGGCTATCGTTATGTTGCAGTTAGCTGGGGGGTGGTGGTGGCTGTGACAGGCACCGTGGGCAACGTGCTCACCCTACTGGCCTTGGTCATCCAGCGCAAGCTCCGTACCCGATTCAACCTGCTCATAGCCAACCTCACACTGGCTGATCTCCTCTACTGCACGGTCCTTCAGCCCTTCTCTGTGGACACCTACCTCCACCTGCACTGGCGCACCGGTGCCACCTTCTGCAGGGCATTTGGACTCCTCCTTTTTGCCTCCAATTCTGTCTCCATCCTGACCCTCTGCCTCATCGCACTGGGACGCTACCTCCTCATTGCCCACCCTAAGCTTTTTCCCAAAGTTTTCAGTGCCAAGGGGATAGTGCTGGCACTGGTGAGCACCTGGGTTGTGGGTGTGGCCAGCTTTGCCCCCCTCTGGCCTATTTATATCGTGGTACCTGCAGTCTGCACCTGCAGCTTTGACCGCATCCGAGGCCGGCCTTACACCACCATCCTCATGGGCATCTACTTTGTGCTTGGACTCAGCAGTGTTGGCATCTTCTATTGTCTCATCCACCGCCAGGTCAAACGAGCAGCACAGGCACTGGACCAATACAAGTTGCGACAGGCAAGCATCCACTCCAACCATGTGGCTGGGACTGATGAGGCCATGCGTGGTCGTTTCCAGGAGCTGGACAGCAGGTTAGCATCAGGAGGACCCAGTGAGGGGATTTCATCTGAGTCAGTCAATGCTGCCACCACCCAGACCCTGGAAGGGGACTCATCAGAAGTGGGAGACCAGATCAACAGCAAGAGAGCTAAGCAGATAGCAGAGAAAAGCCCTCCAGAAGCATCTGCCAAAGCCCAGCCAATTAAAGGAGCCCGAAGAGCTCCAGATTCTTCATCGGAATTTGGGAAGGTGACTCAAATGTGTTTTGCTGTGTTCCTCTGCTTTGCCTTGAGCTACGTCCCCTTCTTGCTGCTCAACATTCTGGATGCCAGAGTCCAGGCTCCCCGGGTGGTCCACATGCTTGCTGCCAACCTCACCTGGCTCAATGGTTGCATCAACCCTGTGCTGTATGCAGCCATGAACCGCCAATTCCGCCAAGCATATGGCTCCGTTTTAAAAAGAGGGCCCTGGAGTTTCCGTAGGCTCCATTAG